One Glycine max cultivar Williams 82 chromosome 3, Glycine_max_v4.0, whole genome shotgun sequence DNA window includes the following coding sequences:
- the LOC102660143 gene encoding F-box/LRR-repeat protein fbxl-1-like, whose product MGSLRNSDLILIAQCFPFLEHLDLSFPKDTDNSTFPVSDVSVKALSLALPMLHSVDLSRNFFINDASILNLCKNYNFLEQVTIFECHFITQRGIASTIKERPCLRSFRVSNFRHQGETLVLQGCCNYSYVGVLCLLSTCQSLEHLDLQNAEFLCDQRVEELCEYLGNLVSVNVGGCRMLTDLALFALVRGCPLLNEIRMGELMLGRGGLMRI is encoded by the coding sequence ATGGGTTCTCTCAGAAACTCAGATCTCATCCTCATCGCCCAGTGTTTCCCTTTCCTCGAACATCTCGACCTTAGTTTCCCCAAAGACACCGACAATTCCACCTTCCCCGTCTCCGATGTCAGCGTGAAGGCCCTCTCTTTGGCCCTCCCTATGCTACACAGCGTTGACCTCTCCCGCAATTTCTTCATCAACGACGCTTCCATTCTCAACCTCTGCAAAAACTACAACTTTCTCGAGCAAGTTACGATCTTCGAGTGCCACTTCATCACGCAGCGTGGCATCGCTTCCACCATCAAGGAGAGACCTTGTTTGCGTTCTTTCCGCGTCAGCAACTTCCGCCATCAGGGAGAGACCCTTGTTTTGCAAGGTTGTTGTAACTATAGCTATGTTGGAGTGCTTTGCTTGTTGTCCACGTGTCAGTCTTTGGAGCATTTGGATCTTCAAAACGCTGAGTTTCTGTGTGATCAGCGTGTGGAAGAGTTGTGTGAGTATCTTGGGAATTTGGTGTCTGTAAATGTTGGTGGTTGTAGGATGTTAACTGATTTAGCTTTGTTTGCACTAGTTAGGGGGTGTCCTTTGTTGAATGAGATCAGAATGGGGGAACTGATGTTGGGAAGAGGAGGGTTGATGAGGATTTGA
- the LOC100797602 gene encoding cytochrome P450 83B1, which yields MVSLPLLIICLTLPLLLLFFFQNSRTIKKPPFPPGPRGLPIIGNLHQLNNSALHLQLWQLSKKYGPLFSLQLGLRQAIVVSSSKVAKELLKDHDLEVSGRPKLLSQQKLSYNGLEIIFSAYGEFWREIRKICVVHVLSSRRVSMFSSIREFEIKQMIRTISLHASSSKVTNLNELLMSLTSTIICRIAFGRSNEDEGTERSRFHRMLNECQALMSTLFVSDYIPFLCWIDKLRGLLHARRERNFKVLNEFYQEVIDEHMNPNRKTPENEDIVDVLLQLKKQRSFFVDLSNDHIKAVLMDMLVGATDTATAMTVWAMTALLKNPRVMKKVQEEIRNLGGKKDFLGEEDDIQKFPYFKAVLKEVMRLHLPAPLLAPREINEACIIDGYEIPAKTIVYVNAWAIHRDPKAWKDPEEFLPERFLDNTIDFRGQDFELIPFGAGRRICPGVSMATATLDLILANLLNSFDWDLLAGMKKEDIDTEVLPGLAQHKKNPLCVLAKCQI from the exons ATGGTGTCACTACCACTTCTAATTATATGCCTTACTCTTCCCTTGCTTTTGCTATTCTTCTTCCAAAACAGCAGAACAATCAAGAAGCCACCCTTTCCACCTGGTCCTAGAGGCCTTCCCATAATAGGGAATCTTCATCAGTTGAATAATTCAGCTCTTCATCTGCAACTATGGCAGCTTTCAAAGAAATACGGGCCTCTATTCTCCCTTCAATTAGGTTTAAGGCAAGCCATTGTTGTTTCCTCATCTAAAGTAGCCAAAGAGCTATTAAAAGACCATGACCTTGAGGTTAGTGGACGACCTAAATTACTTAGCCAGCAGAAATTGTCCTACAATGGGTTAGAGATTATATTTTCCGCATATGGTGAGTTTTGGagagaaattagaaaaatttgTGTTGTTCATGTCCTTAGCTCCAGGCGTGTCTCAATGTTTTCCTCAATAAGAGAATTTGAGATCAAGCAAATGATTAGAACAATATCCTTGCACGCCTCATCTTCAAAAGTTACAAATTTGAATGAATTGCTAATGTCTCTTACTAGCACTATTATATGTAGAATTGCCTTTGGGAGAAGCAATGAAGATGAAGGAACCGAAAGGAGTAGGTTCCATCGGATGCTCAATGAGTGTCAGGCTTTGATGAGTACCCTCTTTGTCTCAGATTATATTCCTTTCTTATGTTGGATTGATAAACTGAGGGGACT ACTGCATGCACGTCGTGAACGGAATTTCAAGGTGTTGAATGAGTTCTACCAAGAAGTCATTGATGAACACATGAATCCTAATAGAAAGACTCCAGAGAACGAGGATATAGTAGATGTGTTACTCCAACTGAAGAAGCAGCGTTCATTTTTCGTAGATCTCTCAAATGATCACATCAAAGCGGTGCTTATG GACATGCTTGTAGGAGCAACGGATACAGCTACAGCCATGACAGTGTGGGCTATGACTGCACTACTGAAAAATCCAAGAGTAATGAAGAAAGTTCAAGAAGAGATTAGGAATTTGGGAGGTAAGAAAGATTTTCTAGGTGAAGAAGATGATATTCAAAAGTTTCCCTATTTCAAGGCTGTATTAAAAGAGGTAATGAGATTGCATCTACCAGCACCACTTCTTGCACCAAGAGAAATAAATGAAGCATGTATTATAGATGGTTATGAAATTCCTGCCAAGACAATAGTGTATGTGAATGCTTGGGCTATCCATAGAGACCCTAAAGCTTGGAAAGACCCTGAAGAGTTTTTACCAGAGAGGTTCTTGGATAATACTATAGATTTTCGAGGGCAAGATTTTGAGTTAATTCCATTTGGTGCTGGTCGTAGAATTTGCCCTGGGGTATCTATGGCAACTGCCACATTGGATCTTATTCTTGCTAATCTTCTTAACTCGTTTGATTGGGATTTGCTAGCaggaatgaaaaaagaagacatcGATACTGAAGTGTTGCCAGGACTTGCTCAGCATAAAAAGAATCCCCTCTGTGTTCTGGCCAAGTGCCAAATCTGA
- the LOC100805576 gene encoding cytochrome P450 83B1: MWSPIVLLLCLIPPVFLLFFFQYRRTFKNSNLPPGPRGLPIIGNLHQLDSSNLHLQLWKLSKKYGPIFSLQLGLRPAIVISSSKVAKEALKTHDVEFSGRPKLLGQQKLSYNGKDISFSPNGSYWREMRKLCVVHVLSSRRVTSFSSIINCEVKQMIKKISRHASSLKVTNLNEVLISLTCAIICRIAFGRRYEDEGTERSRFQELLNECEAMLSIFFVSDYVPFLGWIDKLSGLQARLEKSFKELDKFSQEVIEEHMDPNRRTSKEEDIIDVLLQLKKQRSFSTDLTIDHIKAVFMDLLIAATDPTAATTVWAMTELVRHPRVMKKVQEEIRNLGGKKDFLEENDIQKFPYFKAVIKETLRLYPPVPLLLPKETNENCIIDGYEIAAKTLVYVNALAIQRDPEIWEDPEEFLPERFLYSTIDFRGQDFELIPFGAGRRSCPGMLMATASLDLILANLLYLFDWELPAGMKKEDIDTEVLPGLVQYKKNPLCILAKCHM, encoded by the exons ATGTGGTCACCAATTGTTCTACTGTTGTGCCTTATTCCTCCTGTGTTCTTGCTATTCTTCTTCCAATACCGTAGAACCTTCAAGAACTCAAACCTTCCACCAGGTCCTAGAGGCCTTCCCATAATAGGGAATCTCCATCAGCTAGATAGCTCGAATCTTCATCTTCAGCTATGGAAACTCTCAAAGAAGTATGGCCCTATATTTTCCCTTCAACTAGGTTTAAGGCCCGCCATAGTGATTTCCTCATCCAAAGTGGCCAAAGAGGCACTTAAAACCCATGACGTTGAGTTTAGTGGAAGACCAAAATTACTTGGCCAACAGAAACTGTCCTACAATGGAAAAGACATATCATTTTCACCAAATGGTAGTTATTGGAGAGAAATGAGAAAACTTTGTGTTGTCCATGTCCTTAGCTCTAGACGTGTCACGAGCTTTTCCTCAATAATAAATTGTGAGGTTAAGCAGatgataaagaaaatatctaGGCATGCCTCATCTTTAAAGGTTACAAATTTGAATGAAGTGTTGATATCTCTAACTTGCGCTATTATATGTAGAATTGCTTTTGGGAGAAGGTACGAAGATGAAGGAACTGAAAGGAGTAGGTTCCAGGAGCTACTCAATGAGTGTGAGGCCATGTTGAGTATCTTCTTTGTTTCGGATTATGTTCCATTCTTGGGTTGGATTGATAAACTGAGTGGACTGCAAGCACgtcttgagaaaagtttcaaGGAGTTGGATAAGTTTTCCCAAGAGGTCATTGAGGAACACATGGATCCCAACAGAAGGACTTCAAAGGAAGAGGATATAATTGATGTCTTACTTCAACTGAAGAAGCAGCGTTCGTTTTCAACAGACCTCACTATTGATCACATCAAAGCGGTGTTCATG GACTTGCTTATAGCAGCAACGGATCCCACTGCAGCAACAACAGTTTGGGCTATGACCGAACTAGTAAGACACCCAAGGGTAATGAAGAAAGTTCAAGAAGAAATTAGAAACCTAGGAGGTAAGAAAGATTTCTTAGAAGAAAATGACATTCAGAAGTTTCCCTATTTCAAGGCAGTGATAAAAGAGACATTGAGATTATACCCACCAGTGCCactccttttgccaaaagagACAAATGAAAATTGCATTATAGATGGTTATGAAATTGCAGCCAAGACATTAGTATATGTGAATGCTTTGGCTATTCAAAGAGACCCTGAAATATGGGAAGACCCAGAAGAATTTTTGCCTGAGAGGTTCTTATACAGCACTATAGATTTTCGAGGGCAAGATTTTGAGTTAATTCCATTTGGTGCTGGTCGTAGAAGTTGCCCGGGCATGCTTATGGCAACTGCCTCATTGGATCTTATACTTGCtaatcttctttatttatttgattgggAATTGCCAGCAGGGATGAAAAAGGAAGACATCGATACTGAAGTCTTGCCAGGACTTGTCCAGTATAAGAAGAATCCTCTTTGTATTTTGGCCAAATGTCA